Proteins co-encoded in one Amblyraja radiata isolate CabotCenter1 chromosome 24, sAmbRad1.1.pri, whole genome shotgun sequence genomic window:
- the LOC116986981 gene encoding epidermal growth factor receptor kinase substrate 8-like, with product MYGGFGNQHIPNYDELYSRVTGNPPEKPPLTGPQSIANRPSAKSIYQQRKAYTQTLNSQDKLIQHRVEHLITCDHKLNDRLTAEHCIQQLKKLDAVGRVWGQGMFLQVNNASFKMVDLETKDELDNFPIDMVQDSQAILDSCVYNSILAVTISSKHAMKSSIFLFQCDEVSADIIQHDMEKMIKKKERGIQDMSRSSPKNQISEHSQAPYERRPVLPPAPKRSPLPDYDNNVETTISEHGSWTEQASRASSDIDSVCSYDLAALTTIRNKEILNHLIDDIELFLEKIQEAITSNPQLKKNKSKKFKDLLPPETAYTEGLQKIKYAFNLLAALELQLDQPSATDIAHVIFQNLQFMLEHVPEKHLAKDVVIPLLTPGAIEFLTSNTSTEEKKIWKALGSAWLTVRSRWPNGEDLEEYNPTFSDGWVLPPQPSQRHLPPNQLMSNEGEHPTKQVGDGTRQDRDRFERPQKLAKVIYDFKKRNSQELTVTAGDVLEVLEASKQWWKVKDRNGSIGHVPHNILHFMDQEEAASSHMDYNRGFQHHPKPPSAQLLTKHCTPSEVTTWLQGKGFSNMTVKSLGALSGSQLLSLSEQELKMANASEGHIVYNEIHRSDPISHQRPWKMTHRDY from the exons ATGTATGGAGGTTTCGGCAATCAACATATTCCCAATTATGATGAGTTATATTCCCGAGTCAC TGGTAATCCACCTGAAAAACCTCCCCTCACTGGACCCCAAAGTATTGCCAACAGACCATCCGCAAAATCAATTTACC AGCAACGAAAAGCCTATACACAGACGCTTAACTCCCAGGATAAACTAATCCAACATCGTGTCGAG CACCTGATTACATGCGACCATAAGCTGAATGACAGGTTGACAGCGGAGCATTGCATCCAACAGCTGAAGAAGCTCGATGCTGTGGGCAGAGTCTGGGGACAGGGTATGTTCCTCCAGGTGAATAACGCTTCCTTCAAAATGGTGGACCTCGAGACCAAG GATGAATTGGATAACTTTCCCATTGATATGGTTCAAGACAGTCAGGCAATATTGGATAGCTGTGTGTACAACTCCATCCTGGCCGTCACCATCAGCAGCAAGCACGCGATGAAGTCCAGTATCTTCCTGTTCCAGTGTGACGAAGTCTCA GCTGATAtcatacagcacgatatggagaaGATGATAAAGAAGAAGGAACGAGGAATACAGGACATGTCCAG AAGCTCGCCCAAAAATCAAATCTCCGAGCACTCTCAGGCACCTTATGAGAGGCGTCCAGTTCTACCACCCGCTCCAAAGAGATCACCTCTCCCAGACTATGATAACAATGTGGAGACTACAATATCAGAGCATGGAAGCTGGACAGAGCAAGCGTCAAGGGCATCGTCTGACATAG ATTCAGTGTGCAGCTATGACCTGGCAGCTTTGACCACAATAAGAAATAAG GAAATCCTCAATCATCTCATAGATGACATTGAACTCTTTCTGGAGAAGATTCAAGAAGCCATTACCTCCAATCCTCAgctgaagaaaaataaatctaaaaaGTTTAAAG ATTTACTGCCTCCAGAGACAGCGTACACGGAAGGCCTGCAGAAGATAAAATATGCCTTTAATTTGCTG GCTGCGTTAGAGCTACAACTTGACCAACCAAGTGCCACTGACATAGCACACGTAATATTCCAGAATCTTCAGTTT atgctgGAACACGTTCCGGAGAAGCATCTGGCAAAGGATGTGGTTATCCCGTTACTGACACCGGGTGCCATAGAATTCTTGACTTCAAACACAAGTACGGAAGAGAAAAAGATCTGGAAGGCTCTGGGAAGCGCGTGGCTCACTGTCAG ATCAAGGTGGCCAAATGGTGAAGATTTGGAAGAATACAATCCAACATTTTCGGACGGTTGGGTtcttcctccacagccttctcaacGACATCTACCTCCCAATCAACTCATGAGCAATGAAGGagagcatccaacaaagcag GTGGGCGATGGTACTCGGCAAGACAGAGACCGATTCGAGAG GCCACAGAAGCTTGCTAAGGTAATCTATGATTTCAAGAAAAGGAATTCCCAGGAGCTCACCGTGACAGCGGGAGATGTTCTGGAG GTGCTGGAGGCCTCAAAGCAGTGGTGGAAAGTAAAGGACAGGAACGGCTCCATCGGTCACGTTCCCCACAACATCCTACACTTTATGGACCAGGAAGAAGCAGCTTCTTCG CACATGGATTACAACCGTGGATTCCAACACCACCCCAAGCCTCCATCTGCTCAGCTGCTGACGAAGCACTGCACTCCCAGTGAGGTGACAACGTGGCTCCAGGGCAAAGGATTTTCCAACAT